The sequence below is a genomic window from Uloborus diversus isolate 005 unplaced genomic scaffold, Udiv.v.3.1 scaffold_723, whole genome shotgun sequence.
TGGGATGGCATTGGCGACAGCGTTATCGGAGTTAAATTCAAATCGGTCTTGGATCCTGACGTTTCCCAAGAAATTTCACAATGACCCTTAGACGTAGAAGGGACATTTGGATCAAACATGTTTTCTACCTCACTCCTGACTGACACATAACTGGACTGATGAAGTTTTCCACGAGTTGAATCTAAATCATTAGAGTCATTTAGTGGAGTTGAGCAGTCCTTTTTTACGTTTTCTCGCTGAAGAGTCATTTTCCATACTCTCAATCTGTTGGATTAGACTACAGATCTTTTTGTTAGCATTTTTCAATGCATGGTCTTGCATACCTTTTTGCTTTGTTAGGTACCCTACATCATCTCGAAGTTTAGATTTTGATTCAAGGGCTTTATTCAATTCTCTCTTCATCACAACACATAAAGTAGCTAATTGTTGAAAATCCTTCTCCTGGACACATTTATCCACCATGTCTTGTACATCTTTCTGACACCCAGAAACTAATGTCTGAACATCTTTCATTCCTTCGATGTTACTTCTCAATTGGCGATTCTCTTGCTCTaacttattaacatttttttctaccGATGATAAATGTCGGACAGATCTTTCTAGCCTCTCGGTCTTTTCTTGATATTTGCTAAGTTCTTTCACATACTTTTCCTCTGTTGTGCTAAAGTATTCTCTAATCCCATTAATCTTGTCATTTAAAGACTCAATTGTAAGGTCTTTCTTCTCTAAAGTTTTCCTAAGAGTTATAATTTCGCTATCGAAACTTGAAACAATAGAATCATCATGCTGAACATTGAAATATAATCTCAAGAGTCTATTTTCTCTTAAAATCGAGCGGCACTCCGGACAGGTTTTATTTTCTCCTAACCATCTCGTGATACAGCTAAAATGATAAATATGGCCACATGTAGTAGCAACGACATGTTCAGAATCGCGAAATCTGTCAGAACAAATGACACAAAACGAGCTCATGATTGAAAGTTATTTACGAATTAAGTACAAACACTGCGTAGTTCTATTGACTAGCTGGGGAATACGGCGGGAACCAATTAGTCAAGTTTCAAATATATTGACTACATACATTTTCAAGTTGCTTGATTTCATTCGCTCGCAAGTTCTCGTCCATTGTCATGGAGAAGATGCGGGGCAGAACTTTGAGCCGAGACTACACTATTTTGCCAATAATAAGACTTTTAAAGACTAGCAAAAGCTGTCAACgctatttaaattcaaattaaccGGGGAAGCCACAATCACAATCATCAACAATGATTGCAAATAATCGTTGTTGCCAGATTTTTATCCCAAAATTATTTCTTCAGGCTGTTTCAAGACTGAAGTATGTTCGAATCGAACAACCGATAAACCCGGCATATATCGAAGAGGAAAAGCCTAGTGTGAAAATCTCTCTTTTTGTTTCCTCTCTACTGACTTAGCATAATGTAATGCAATTTGGTTCTTGTTCGAACAATGTCATACGTTGCCTCAAACGCAAAAGTAGAGTTCCAATCCAGAGTttcgatttcaataaatttcttttcccaACAGAAGGATGAATTTTCCTCCAATCCTAATTTGTTTCTGCtgcataaacttattttttttttcgaattaatggTTCGGCGTGTTTCGTTTGTGTTCCTTTGATTCATTAATAGAATAAGTTTTTAGAATGCAATAATGTTCGGAAATGCTTGTAAAATTTTGTCTGATCgttcaaaaatcaaaaagatttttaattttttacttttaactgttattattattatatattttttttccaccatttgAATTTTTCTGGTGCTAGCTAGGCTAGAGTTTGGAATAGGGGGTGCGTTGACTTTTCATGAATAGATTGCTAGTGGAAACATGAGATGTCCTAGTTGATGGCTTTCTACCCCTGGGCAATTCCATAAAAAGTGAAACAGTCCAGTTGAAATCATaggcgctcatatgcaaaatgttaaggggggggggggggggctcagatatttttcccatggaaaccgatttcagtgcgGATTAGGGTTGTCAAAATTTGAtacttttaataacttattcattaatggctggagaagaaatgtttttatatttgcaAAGAAAGGAGTActaaaaagcaaggaagttctaatttctaaggggggagcTAGAGAGCTccaacttgcccccccccccccccatatggacgCCCATTGTCAAAATTTTGTATCACAGTCATGtttctaaataatttttcattgtatAAAGCTTAAAATTCATAGTTGCCAACACTAATGATTTGTTCGTGAGACTCTTGAATTTCGATACTTTCTCTTTACTGATACTTTTACATTcatcaaaataatgaaattctCCCTGAAAAAAAGGTTTATTGGTGACCAGAATTTCGGAAAAATcccttaattcgcaactccaacgaactatagggggcactgcagtcactgtctaatggcggaattgaaaactaaaacaaacgcatgtggtaacgaagaaaatgctaaaagtgttgtgatttttgttcgtatgtatgattttttcgctttattcatttgaaaagatttttcaaagtcttttggttattctgacccatatagaaagagattagaaaccaaaaagtattacgaaagtaaacaattaatgcagaacacacagtaagttgttctgaagcagccattttcacgatgttgaattcggaattcataaatttttggttcgcttcgaacggcattttcattttgtaccgtttcttctatacattagtacatattcagttcagtttcgtgacatttccggcatttgttgacatttttgtcacatagtgcacatacgtggcagactgtcaagagtaacgtttaacactagataatttatttctatgactatataattggatatccaaagaaatcatgcatttaattcattcgtcatggaaatgatttacctgatatgcgaaatcttgtcaagatacattattctttcacacaattttaaaaccataagcctgtaaacagatttttggcgaacttttattttttattgttcaaattcttaacgttctttctggatttttcaatctgttctgcgataaatattttcaagaaaatttatttgcatactgtctgtTTCAGTACCCAGGTCAAAATTTGTGCTAGTACTAGCAACAAAAATATGctagtttttgctattttgtgctATGTTTGCTAGATAGTTCCTGCTatgatatgcttttttatgctagcaagcatcacaAGCTAGAGAGCTAGCTTACACAATAATAGCTTGGCAAGCTATATACAAGCATCTTATGCTTATTAGCAGTTCCAGTTTGTTCGAaagcatgtagtggtaggtaccttcataagctattttatgctttttttatgctagctagcatgatttgctatgcagctagctttcatagaaatagcatggcaagctatgtaccAAGCGTCATATGCTAATTTGCTGGGCAAGCTTGTACGAGAGaatgtagtggtaggtaccttgataagctattttatgcttttttatgctagctagcatgatttgCTATGAAGCTAGCTTTCATACTAATAGCATGtcaagctatgtacaagcatcatatgctaattAGCTGGGCAAGCTTGTACGAGAGCATGTACTGGTAGGTACCttgataagctattttatgcttttttatgctagctagcatgatttgctatgcagctagctttcatagtaatagcatggcaagctatgtacaagcatcatatgctaattAGCTGGGCAAGCTTGTACGAGAGCATGTACTGGTAGGTACCTTGATAAGCtagtttatgcttttttatgctagctagcatgatttgctatgcagctagctttcATATTAATAGAATGGCGAGCTATGTACAAGCGTCATATGCTAATTTGCTGGGCAAGCTTGTAcgagagcatgtagtggtaggtaccttgataagctattttattcctctttatgctagctagcatgagttgctatgcagctagcttacatagtaatagcatggcaagctatgtacaagcatcaGATGCTAATTAGCGGTGCAAGCTTGTTCGGAAGCATGTAAAGGCAGCAACCTTAATaggctattttatgctttttaatgcTAGCTAGCTTGATTTTGCCTTGCAGCTAGCTTACATATTAATAGCATGGCAATctatgtacaagcatcatatgctaattAGCGGCGCAAGCTTGTTCGAAAGTATGTAAAGGTAGCaaccttaataagctattttaagcttttttatgctagttAGCATTAGTTGCTATGCAGCTAGTTTACATAGTAATGGGCATGGTGAGCTTTgcacaagcatcatatgctaacttGCTGTGCAACCTTGTTCGAAAGCATGTAGGGTAGGTACCTTAATACCGTATTACCCGGCATAATCTGTTATGCCGCAAAATTCgcggggtcaccagattttcagtaacacttgcctggtcctttccggtaTGCCGGAAAAattgaggttaggaaaaaaaaaatactataaaagatATATGttcagataaaaaataaatataagttctatacatatcttattagtattaataaacattttaattttgcaaaaatatttactaacaccgtcatttgttattttaacaagaagaatattatttaataaagaataatttttaaaaattatattaaaactaagtaagcaagcaTCTAAGCAGCAATTTACCTcccgctaaagaatttaccatagctattcaataactaaaaaataaacatacttctctaaaaggaacctaaaataatttatttgaaaaaatatataaacaagtcGCAGTGACGATTATTGCTTATgaatttgattactttattggcatatcaTTAATCAGttcataatgacctaccataaataagcATCACATATTAtaggcaatacattttttttaaaagaaggttactttcgagatttatttatttttttccttaaagtggtttgctttctggttggaactgaatggggaaatttacttttgttttgttgcaaaataaacctcgaatcatacggcatgccggaaaattcgaatttcccagcATGCTGGTGAACCTTGCTTTTTTTCGGCACGCCGGATAATGAGGGGTAATACGgtaagctattttatgcttttttatgctaactGGCATTATAtgctatgcagctagcttacATAGAAATAGCATGCCAATCTATGCAGATGCTAAATTGCTATGCAAGCTTGTTcgagagcatgtagtggtaggtaccttaataagcagttttatgcttttttatgctagctagcatgatttgCTACGCAGCTAGTTTATGTAGTAATAACATGGCAACCTATGAACAAGCATCACATGCTATCTTGCTGTTCAAGCTTGCTcgagagcatgtagtggtaggtacctcAATaggctattttatgcttttttatgcaagCAAGAATGAGTTGCTATGCAGTTAGCGTACGTAGTAACAGCGTGGCTAGCTAtttacaagcatcatatgctaacttTCTGTGCAAGCTTATTcgagagcatgtagtggtaggtactttaataagctattttatgcttttttatgatAGCTACCATGAGTTGCTGTGCAGCTATCTTACgtagtaatagcatggcaagctatgtacaagcatcatatgctaacttGCTGTGCAAGTTTGTTCGAGAGCATGTAATGGTAGGTactttaataagctattttatgcttttttacgcTAGCTAGCATGATGTGCTACGCAGCTAGTTTACATAGAAATAGCATGGCAATCTATGTCGTAGCATCATATGCTAACTTGCTGTGCAAGCTTATTcgagagcatgtagtggtaggtaccttaataagcttttttatgctagctaccataagttgctatgcagctagcttaacaagtaatagcatggcaagctatgcaCAAGTATCATATGCTAACTTGCTGTGCAAGCTTGTTCGAGagcaaatagtggtaggtaccttaataagctattttatgctttttttatgctagctagcatgagtGTATATGCAGCTAGCTTAcatagtaatagcatggcaagctatgtacaagcatcatatgctagcTAGCTGTGCAAGCTTGTTCGAAAGCATGTAGAGGTTGCAACCTTAATAAGCTActatatgcttttttatgctggCAAACATGAATTGCTATGGAGCTAGCGTGTGcggtaatagcatggcaagctagaTTCAAGCATTTCTGTGATTATTAGCTGTTCGATCTGATTCGACAGCATATAAAGGAAGAAACCTTAATAagctattatatgtttttttttttttttttttatatatttgccAACTTAACAGGCTTAGTTGGCCAAAGTTTCTGTAagctttggggaaaaaaagcagCATGACATGCTATTGTATCACTAAGAAATGCTCATTTACATCACAATCTTCTGTAGATCAAGGATAGCCACAGAATCAGACCCGGATCTTCATGCCCACAGGCCCTGTAATGCGAGACCCTACACCCTAAAGGGTGCACAAAAGCAGGCCCGTTATTTAGGGGGTCAGGAGGGGCAATTGAGCCtcttccaccccctcccccgacATTGTGAAATCAATTTATATTTCCAAAATCTGCACATGGTTTGTTGTTTCTCGCTATAATATGCTGAGTATACCCTCCCCGCCCCCCtagcaaaaatttgaaatgacccaGAAAGCAAGAAAGCGTGAAAGAAGGGCATATCTGACTTTTGGGCAATCAAGAGACAGGTATCAAtggccccccccctcctcttcgcTGATTTTGGAAACCACctaatttgtatgtgtgtgtgtattttcctgttttgccccataaaaagcattgagtatatacccctccccctcccatttgtaaaactttcaaatgacgGACCCAAAGCGGATct
It includes:
- the LOC129233789 gene encoding E3 ubiquitin-protein ligase TRAIP-like: MSSFCVICSDRFRDSEHVVATTCGHIYHFSCITRWLGENKTCPECRSILRENRLLRLYFNVQHDDSIVSSFDSEIITLRKTLEKKDLTIESLNDKINGIREYFSTTEEKYVKELSKYQEKTERLERSVRHLSSVEKNVNKLEQENRQLRSNIEGMKDVQTLVSGCQKDVQDMVDKCVQEKDFQQLATLCVVMKRELNKALESKSKLRDDVGYLTKQKGALKKDANSAIQVGYNGFGGHRPVLN